From the Rhizobium sp. WSM4643 genome, the window GGCTCATAAATGCCCCCGTAGATCGCCCTGCCGAGGTGCTCGAGAAATGAGCTGTAGAGCCTGGAGTCAATGGTCGCGATGCGGAAATCGCGGTGGACAATAACATTCGTCTTCAACGGATCCTCCCGTTTATATATCAGATTTTTTGTTTTCTTGCCCCTAACTTGATATCAGGAATGTTGTTCTGTCAACCGAGTTGCGCTTTTAATCATACTAATGCAGATTTCCGAGAAAATTATTTTATTACAGTATGTTGTCGTATTTTATCGGTCATCGGAATTGGAAAAAAGCGTGATGTTTAAATCAGGATTCCCGATTTTTATTTTTCAGACATGCAGCCGCATGATGATATCGCGTCCGTGATTTCCGAAGCCGCGGCCGAAAATGTTGACGCCGCCGGTATGGCCGGCATTCTCCGCGATGCCGACCCGGAGCCGGATGGAAGAGTGCTGGGCAAGCGCGAGATCGCTGAGCGTGACATTCGATGCGGCGATACCGTCGATGAAGGTTCCGCGCGTGGAGATCCGCCAGGTCTTCATCATACCATATTGCGAGCCCTCGAGCTTCCACCATGCCGGCGTGAAGGCGCCCCGCTTGTCGCCGTAGTCGCCGGGCGACGTCCAGGTGCCGATCGCCATTCCATTGACCCAGAGCGTTATATCCGAGGGCCAGTCCGGATTGGTACCGGGCACCTCAGACGACAGCTCCAACGAAAACTCGATGGCGCGGATATCCTTGTTCAACACCTTGGCGTTGTTGGGGAATTTATATTCCACATATCCCCTGCCGAACCAGACGAGTCCGGCCTGCATGCGCTGCGGATCGAGGAAATAGTCGGGAACATCGAGAGGGCCGATGACGCTCTCGGTGGAGCAAAGACCGCATGGCGCATGGACGTCACAGCTGGTGTAGAGCCCAACCGGCATCTCGACTTCGATGATATTGTTGGCCCTTTGCGCGGCACTTTCCTCAAAGCTGATCAGAATTTCGCTGTAGATCGCAGAGCAGATCTTCTGGTTTCCCTTGCGCGCCTTGGTCAATTGGGAATCGACAAGTCGGGCGTCTTCCAAAATCTGGATCCCGGTGGCGACAGTCGATTGTGGAAGAGAAAGAGCACGCGCGATATCGTTGATATTCATCGGCCCCCTGGCGCAGAGCAGCTTGAGCATCTCAAGCCGCGCCGGCGCTGAAAGCGCGCGTATCGCATCATTATTCTCGCCGGCGGCAATCGTCAAAAACGAGCGTTCCATCATTCCCCCACTATTTCCGATGAAATGATGTATATCGGAAATTGTGATACATCAAGTGGGAATGCTTAGATCGACCGTGACTGACTTAGATGGTTTAGAATTCTGCGATGCGAGGGACTTAGATATCCTTCCACGGATTGATGATCTGCAAGCCGATTCCCTCGAAATCGGACACATTGCGCGTTGCGACTGAAGCGCCGCGCGAGACGGTGATGGCTGCGATCTGCGCATCGAACTGGCTGATCGGCCTGCCAGCCTCGCGGCGATTGGTGGCAATGATGGCATAGACGTCTGCCGCGTCACGATCGAATGGCAGGACACGGCCACTCATGTCCTCATTGAATATCGGCAGGACTGCTGCCTCGAGATCACGCCGACGCCGACCGTGAGGAAGCAGGCGCAAGCCATATAGAATTTCCGCTTCGGTAATCGCGGTTGTGAATACCGATAGTGGATGTTGTGCCCCGAGCCATTCGATTACAGCCACATTCGGCGCCGGCGTGAGCAGTTCCGAAATGACGTTGGTATCGAGGACGATCACGCGTCAAAGTCCGGCGCGTCCCGGATCGGCTGGCGGGGGGGAATTTCGAGCTCAACCCCTCCGACCGATTGTAAGCGGGAGCGAATTGTATCGGCGAGATTGCGCGCCACCGGCTCGGTCGTCGCAAGTGCCGTACGCAGAATATCGCGTGCTTCGTCTTCCATTGACCGGCCATGCGTGGCGGCGCGAACGCGCAGCCGCTGCTTCAATCCATCATCGAGATTGCGGATCGTCATGCTGGCCATCATTGCCTCCATTCATCAATGACAGCATATAAATCATTGATCGCATCTTCTCAAGCAACGGTCGCGAGATGCGTTTCCGTCCTTAGCCTGGCAGGTCCACAACAAGCGTGGTCCGCCGGCCCGGGTCAGTGCCCGGTCGCCTCAGGCTGCAGATCGGCATCGGTCAGGGTTCCCAGGAAGGCGACGATATCGTCGATCTCGGGATCGGTAAGCCCGGGCGCGTCGCCCGGCTTCCTGCCGAAGGGCGGATCCTGGTTGAGATTGTCCCAATAGGCCTGCGGCAGGTCGTCATATCTGCGAACCGTGCCGTCGGAATTTTTCGGATACCAGCGGCCGGGATCGCTGTCGCGCGTCGCATAGAAGGAGACGACGTCGCGCAGCGAATGGAAATAGCCGTTGTGGAAGAAGCTCTGCTTCAA encodes:
- a CDS encoding FitA-like ribbon-helix-helix domain-containing protein; this encodes MASMTIRNLDDGLKQRLRVRAATHGRSMEDEARDILRTALATTEPVARNLADTIRSRLQSVGGVELEIPPRQPIRDAPDFDA
- a CDS encoding ArsR/SmtB family transcription factor yields the protein MMERSFLTIAAGENNDAIRALSAPARLEMLKLLCARGPMNINDIARALSLPQSTVATGIQILEDARLVDSQLTKARKGNQKICSAIYSEILISFEESAAQRANNIIEVEMPVGLYTSCDVHAPCGLCSTESVIGPLDVPDYFLDPQRMQAGLVWFGRGYVEYKFPNNAKVLNKDIRAIEFSLELSSEVPGTNPDWPSDITLWVNGMAIGTWTSPGDYGDKRGAFTPAWWKLEGSQYGMMKTWRISTRGTFIDGIAASNVTLSDLALAQHSSIRLRVGIAENAGHTGGVNIFGRGFGNHGRDIIMRLHV
- a CDS encoding type II toxin-antitoxin system VapC family toxin; this encodes MIVLDTNVISELLTPAPNVAVIEWLGAQHPLSVFTTAITEAEILYGLRLLPHGRRRRDLEAAVLPIFNEDMSGRVLPFDRDAADVYAIIATNRREAGRPISQFDAQIAAITVSRGASVATRNVSDFEGIGLQIINPWKDI